One Echinicola strongylocentroti DNA window includes the following coding sequences:
- a CDS encoding LamG domain-containing protein: MENTIKLPIGVPVFGGRVKSILSFVFSASIIGSLVGCTSTGEEMHGHDNEEDVVSMTMATGPYFQSGEDITPSGKVWESVDNMSDEFSTATIDTAKWQLEPVGNGWNWIGRPPGLFQPENVSIENGKMTVTVGVLDQPQTINGKEFKYKGAIVRSKNPGQVGWYYETKMKANKTEMSSTFWLMTKYDCHKKLELDIQECVGVVSPDADQWATGWDRIFHSNCIHRQTTCVDKLQLQNSVKPFTENHQRYFVYAAWWKSKDEIQFFLDGKYVYSIHPEVDWDMPAFLQMAIETYDWNPVPANGGAVASAPVSDRKTQYEWIRTWKLNDAP, from the coding sequence ATGGAAAACACTATTAAACTACCCATTGGTGTACCCGTCTTCGGTGGACGGGTCAAATCTATCCTTTCTTTCGTTTTTTCGGCATCCATTATTGGAAGTTTGGTAGGCTGTACCTCTACAGGGGAGGAAATGCACGGTCATGACAACGAAGAGGATGTCGTTAGCATGACCATGGCCACTGGGCCATATTTTCAGTCAGGGGAAGACATTACCCCTTCTGGCAAAGTGTGGGAGTCAGTGGACAACATGTCTGACGAATTTTCGACCGCCACTATTGATACCGCCAAATGGCAATTAGAGCCAGTCGGTAATGGATGGAACTGGATAGGCAGGCCTCCTGGGCTGTTCCAGCCAGAAAATGTCTCTATTGAAAATGGGAAGATGACGGTGACCGTTGGGGTGCTCGATCAGCCCCAAACTATCAACGGTAAAGAATTTAAGTACAAAGGAGCCATCGTTCGGTCCAAAAACCCCGGGCAGGTGGGCTGGTATTATGAAACCAAAATGAAAGCCAACAAGACGGAGATGTCTTCGACGTTTTGGTTGATGACCAAATATGACTGCCATAAAAAGCTCGAGCTGGATATTCAGGAGTGCGTGGGAGTGGTCAGCCCAGATGCAGACCAGTGGGCCACTGGCTGGGACCGGATATTCCATTCCAACTGCATTCATAGACAGACGACCTGTGTGGACAAGTTACAGTTGCAGAATTCTGTCAAGCCCTTTACCGAAAACCACCAAAGGTATTTCGTTTATGCTGCTTGGTGGAAGTCCAAAGATGAAATCCAGTTTTTTTTGGATGGGAAATACGTGTATTCAATACATCCAGAAGTGGACTGGGACATGCCCGCCTTTTTGCAAATGGCCATAGAAACGTATGATTGGAATCCGGTACCAGCAAATGGTGGGGCAGTTGCCAGCGCACCGGTTTCCGACAGGAAAACCCAATATGAGTGGATCAGAACTTGGAAGCTGAACGATGCGCCCTAA